From Elusimicrobiaceae bacterium, one genomic window encodes:
- the trxA gene encoding thioredoxin yields the protein MSEVILTDENFEQEITQYKGVALVDFWATWCGPCRMLGPVVEELAQEYAGKAKICKLDVDKGSNVSAKYNITSVPTIIFFKDGSAVAQVTGLQSKSALQEKINSLL from the coding sequence ATGAGCGAAGTTATTTTGACCGATGAAAATTTTGAGCAAGAAATTACGCAATACAAAGGTGTGGCATTAGTAGATTTTTGGGCCACGTGGTGTGGGCCTTGCCGCATGTTGGGGCCGGTGGTGGAAGAATTGGCACAGGAATATGCCGGAAAAGCCAAAATTTGTAAATTAGATGTGGATAAAGGCTCTAATGTCAGCGCCAAGTACAATATTACCTCCGTTCCCACCATTATTTTCTTTAAAGATGGTTCGGCGGTGGCTCAAGTGACGGGATTGCAATCTAAATCGGCTTTGCAAGAAAAAATAAATTCTTTGTTATAA